AACAGAATCGTCAGCGAACCGAATGCGATCAGCGCGGCCCATCCCCACAGGATCAGCACGGCGCCACGCACCGAATGCCCGATCTTCAGCATGCGATGGTGCAGGTGCATACGGTCCGGATGCATGGGCGACTGGCCTTTGGCCAAACGCCGCACAATCGCCAGACACATGTCGAGCACAGGCAGGAACAACACCAGAATCGGCAGCAGAATTGGCATGAACACCGGCAGATAGATGCTGGCATGAATCGAGGCCGGGTCAAGACGTCCGGTCATCACAATCGAAGCGCAGGTGATGAGATAGCCAAGCAGCATCGAACCGGAATCACCCATAAACAGTTTGGCGGGATGCCAATTATGCAGCAGGAAGCCCACGCAGATACCCACCATCATCACGTCGATCAGCGTGGCCAACGAAGCATAACTCGGGGAAGACCGGGCGATGATATACGAATAGGCGGCGAACGCTATGCCACCAATCGCCACGATACCGGCCGCCAGGCCATCGAGGCCATCAACGAAATTGACCGCGTTAATCGAGGCGACAATCAGGAATGCGGTGATCGCCATGGACAGACTCGGCGAGGCGGTAATCAGCGAACCGCCCAAAGGCAGTGAGATGATCTGCAATCCGCCCCAAGCCACGAATACGGAAATCAGCAGCTGACCGGCAAGTTTCAGCATCCAATCGAGATCCCACAGGTCATCGGCCATGCCCAGCAGACTGATCATGATGCCGCCGGCAAGAATCACCCACATCTGGTAATTGCCGTTGAACAATCCCGAGAGAAAAGGCAGCCGACTGGCGAATACGGTAGCCACGGCAAAACCGATCAGCATGCCAAGGCCACCCATGCGCGGCGTGGGAATGGTGTGCACGTCTCGGGCACGCACCTCGCCAACCGCACCGATTTCGATGGCGACGTGGCGAATCAGCGGAGTCACCAGCCAGGTGACGCCACCGGCGATGGCGGCAATCAGTAGGTAGATTCTCATGCGCCGAGTCCACCGCCGTTGAGGTGGAGGGCCTTGCGAATCACGTTTTGGGCGATGACGCCTTCACGCAGGATCTCGATGCCGTCGCGCGCGTACGGATCGGCTTTGACGACGGTGCTGGAGACATGGCCTTGGGTGGGACCGCCGTCCAGATACAGGTCGACTTCGCTGCCGAACGCGTCAACCGCCTCCTGGACGGTCTGCGCGCTTTCGTCGCCGGAACGGTTGGCGCTGGACGCGGCCAGCGGGCCAGTCGCCTTGAGAATCGCGAGGCACAGCGCCGAATTGGGGATGCGGATGCCTTGCGTGCCGGGGCGACCATCGGCGGTGTCGGCCAAAGTCTCCAACGTGCAGTCGGGCCGGGCTACGGCAATCGGCGAGAACGCGCCAGGCAGAAACGCCGCCGACAAACGATTCAGCGGGGACGGCAGGTCGAGACCGAGCTCATCAAGCTGGTCGGTGGATGCGAGCAGTACCTGCAACGCCTTATAGCGCGGGCGACGCTTGAGCCGGTAGATACGGTCGATAGCGGCCTTATTACGCGGATCGCACGCCACTCCATATACCGTATCCGTTGGAATGACGACCAATCCACCATCCCGGATGACACGCGCCGCCTGTGCCAGCGATTCATCCGTGACTTTCAGCGTTGTTCCGCCTTCCACGCTCACGCCACCTCCGTTCGCTTGTGTATTCACAATCTACCATTGCACCATTGCGCCCCGACTTGCATAGTTCATCATCGCTCGTTTGCCGTACTGCCGTTTTCCGATTCGCCCCACACGCACAGACCGTAGATACAATGAGTCCATCCATGCTCTTTCGCGAAATTACAGGAGTGTTCAATGAGCGAAATCAATGCTGAATCCACCACCATGCCTCCCGTCGAACTGCGTATGCCGCGCGCCAGCGAGCGCGAGGAGATGCTCGCCGGCAAACTGTACAATTCGGTAGACCCTGAATTGAATGCCCTGCGCGAGAAGGCCGGCGACCTGTGCGCGCGCTTCAACGCCGCGTCGCGTACCGATCATGCCGCCCGTGCCGCGATTCTCGATGAGCTGCTGCCCGGCCACGGTGCCGGCCTTGACGTGATGGGGCCGATTTTCTTCGACTATGGCTGCAACATCACCATCGGAGAGCGCGTGTTCGCCAACTTCAACTTCACTGTGCTGGATTGTTGCCCGGTGACGATTGGCGACGACGTGCTGTTCGGCCCGAACGTTTCGCTGCTGCCACCGATGCATCCGTTGCGTTGGCAGGATCGTAACGTGAGGCAGGCACCTGATGGTTCCGCATACGACTGCGAGTATGGCAAGCCGATTGTCATCGGCTCGAACTGCTGGTTTGGCGGCAATGTGACGGTAATCGGCGGCGTGACGATCGGCGAGGGTTGCGTGATCGGTGCCGGCTCGGTGGTGACGCGCGATATTCCGCCGCACACCGTGGCCGTGGGTAATCCGGCCCGTCCGATTCGCGAGATTACGGATAAGGATGCTTCCGCGCTACAGTATTACGCGCAGTGATATATGAATGCTCCCGCTGGCGAGCTGTCAGCGGAGCTGACTGAGGGTGGTTGCCGGAAATCTCCGATAACCACCCTCAGCCTCACTTCGTGAGGTAGCTCCCGCCAGCGGGAGCATAGTAATGTGAGACGTCACGCGCCGAGGTACGCCTTGCGCACCTTCTCGTCGTGCAGCAGGTCGGAGGCCTTGCCCTCCATGGTGATCTTGCCGGTCTCGAGCACGTAGGCGCGATCCGCGATGGACAGGGCCATCTTCGCGTTCTGCTCCACGAGCAGCACGGTGATGCCACGCTTGCGCAGCGTGACGATGATGTCGAAGATCTCCTTGACCAGCAGCGGGGACAGACCCATCGACGGCTCATCCATGAGGATGGTCTTCGGATGGCTCATCAGGGCGCGGCCCATGGCCACCATCTGCTGCTCACCGCCGGAAAGCGTGCCGGCCAGCTGGCGGCGACGTTCCTTCAAACGCGGGAAGTAGTCGAACACCATCTCAAGATCCTTACCCAGACTGGACTGGTCTTTGAGACTGAACGCGCCCATCTCTAGGTTCTCCTGCACGCTCATGCGGGTGAACACGTGGCGGCCTTCCGGCACATGGGCCATGCCCAGCGTGACGATCTTGTTCGCATGCGTTTTGAGCAGATCGTGGCCATCATAGGTAATGCTGCCGGATTTGGCAGGCACCAGACCGGTGATGGTGTGCAGGGTGGTGGTCTTGCCGGCGCCGTTGGCTCCGATCAGGGAGACGATCTCGCCGTCGTTCACCTTGAGGCTAATGCCCTTGACCGCGTCGATCGCGCCATAGGAAACGCATAGATCCTTGATTTCCAGCATCAGCGCGCTCCTTCCGTCAGTGTCTTGGCAATGCTTGGCTCCGGTTCCGCCTTGGTGGTGGAATCGCCGTCCGCGTCATCGTTGTTGTCGCTGCCCAAGTAGGCGGAGATGACCTGCGGGTTGTTGGCGATCTCCTCCGGCGTGCCGGATGCGATGGTGCGGCCATAGTCCAGCACCTGGATGCGCTGGCATACGCTCATCACCAGGCTCATGTCATGTTCGATGAGCAGGATGGCGATACCGAAACGGTCGCGGATCGTGTTGATACAGTGCAGCAGATCCTCGGTTTCGGTGGGGTTCATGCCGGCGGCCGGCTCGTCGAGCAGCAGCAGTTTCATGCCGGTGGCCAGGGCGCGTGCGATCTCGAGCTTGCGCTGCTGGCCGTACGGCAGGTTGGCCGCCTGGGTGGTGGCCAGTCCCTCGAGGTTGAAGATGCGCAGCAAGTCGATGGCCTTCTCGTGCATCTCGTTCTCCTGCTTCCAGAAGCCCGGGGTGCGGAAGATGGCGCTGCCCATGTGGTAGGTGAACGACTCATCGAAGGCGACGAGCACGTTCTCCTCGACGGTGAGCTGCTTGAACAGGCGGATGTTCTGGAAGGTTCGGGCGATGCCGGCACGCACGACCTGATAGGTCTTCTTGCCGTTCATCCGGGTTCCGTCCAGCCAGAACTCGCCTTCGGTGGGCTTGTACACGCCGGTCAGCAGGTTGAACACCGTGGTCTTGCCGGCGCCGTTGGGGCCGATCAGGCCAATGAGTTCGCCCTTGTTGATGGTCATGTTGAAGTTGGACACGGCTTTCAGACCACCGAAGGTGATGCCGAGATGTTCGGCTTTGAGGATGGGCTGGGTTGCGTCGCTCATCGTGAGGCCTCCTTCACGGTCTTGTCGTCGGACTGGTCATGCTGCTTGGCGCTGGCCGCGGGTTTCGCGCCCTTGCCGGCGGCGCCGCGGAACAGCATGCGGTTGACCAGACGCGGCAGTGAGAACTCCCAGGATCCGAAGATGCCCTGCGGGCGGAAGATCATGACGAGCACCAGCACCACCGAGTAGGCGAGCATACGGTAGTCGGCGAAGGCGCGCAGCAGCTCGGGCAGGATGGTCAGGCCGATGGCGGAGACGATCGAGCCGGTGAGCGAACCCATGCCGCCGAACACCACCATGATCACGTAGTTGATGGAGTTGAGCCAACCGGCCATGGTGGGGTTGAGCGAGCCGATGTACTGGGCGAAGATACCGCCGGCGATGCCCGCGAAGAACGCGGAGATCGCGAAGACGAGCACCTTGAGGTACGTGGTGTTGAGTCCGGAGGCGCCGGCGGCGATCTCGTCGTCGCGGATGGCCTTGACCGCACGGCCGTAACGGGAGCGGCCGAACATGAAGAGCACGACCACGGTGACCACCATGATCCAGAACACGACGTACAGGTTGGCGGTGCGTTCGATGCCGATCAGCGCCTGTCCGGCGGCGCCCTTGTCGAGGCCCATGCCGCCGGCTACCTTGAGGTTCTGGATGATCACGCGGATGATCTCACCGAAGCCCAGCGTGATGATGGCCAGGTAGTCGCCGTGCAGTCGCAGGGCAGGAATGCCGATCAGGATGCCGAACACGCAGGCCACCACGCCGCCGATCAGCGTGGTGAGCAGGAAGCGGGCGGTGGGGTCGATGGCAATGCCGGCGGCGACCATGTATTTGGAGGTCAGTGCGGCCACGTAGGCGCCGATGGCCTCGAAACCGCAGCATCCCAGCGTCAGCTGGCCGAGCACGCCGATGGTGAGGTTCAGGGAGGTGGTCATGATGATGGCGATGCACGCGGTCATCATGATGCCCTTGATGTAGGAGTCGGCCAAGCCGGATTCGCACAGCGCCATCACGATGCCGAACGCGGCGAGGATGCCGATGAAGCACACAAGATAGGACTGTTTGGTGGAAAGCATTGTCTTCTTCATCTGATCAGACCTTCTCCCCTTCGTTCTTGCCCATAATGCCGGACGGTTTGACGAGCAGCACGATGATCAGGATGGCGAACACGATGGCGTCGGAGAACGCCGAGGTGATGATGCCCGCCGTGATGGTGCCGATATACGCCTTGGTCAGGCTTTCGATCAGACCGATGGCCAGACCACCGATCATGGCGCCCGGGATGGAACCAATGCCGCCGAGCACGGCGGCGACGAACGCCTTCAGGCCCAGCATGGCGCCCATCATAGGCGAGACCTGCGGGTAGGCGGCGCAGTACATCAGCGAGGCGACCGCGGCCAGACCGGAGCCGATGGCGAATGTCAGGGCGATGGTGGAGTTCACGTTGATACCCATGAGCACGGCGGCCTCCTTGTCTTCGGAGACGGCGCGCATGGCCTTGCCCTGCCTGGTGAATTTGACGAACAGCTGCAGGCCCACCATGATGACCAGGCCGATGACGATGGTCAGCAGGGTGTCTCCCGGCAGCTTGAGCTTGCCGAACGCGATGGACGGCAGGTGGAAGATGGTCGGGACGGTCTGGAAGTCGGCGCCGAAGATGGCCTGTGAGCCGTTCTCCAGCAGCAACGACATGGCGATGGCGGTGATCAGGGCGGTCATGGAGTTGCCCTTTTCACGCACCGGCTTATAGGCGGCCTTTTCGACGATCACGCCGACGGCCACGCATACCAGGATGGCGGGAATGACCGCCACCCAGGCGGGCAGTCCCATGGCCACGATGGCCGGAATGGTGAGCATGAGCACGTAGGCTCCGACCATGATGAAATCGCCGTGGGCAAAGTTGATCAGTCGGATGATGCCGTAGACCATGGTGTAGCCCAATGCCACCAGCGCGTACACGCTGCCGATTTTCAGACCGTTGAACAGCTGGCTGATGAACATGATGATCTGATCGGTCATAGCTCCCCCTTTCTATCAATGTTGTGGTTCTCTACCGCTGCGCGCGTAGAGATATTCGTATGTCTTGCGATTGATGGCGCGATACGCCCGCGCCTGGCGATATCCGCATATCGACGGCTGTCCTTATGCATCCGAGCCCGTGAAAACACGAAAGGGAGAGGACCGGCAAAACCGGTCGCTCTCCTGTTCATGCGGAAGTCATGCTAGGACATCGTGATTATGCGGTGGGAATTCATGGAATTCACTTGGGCTGCACGGTGGTGTTGTACACCGGCTTGCCGTCCTTCATTTCCAGCACGGTCACGGACTTGGTCGGCGAGCCGGACTTGTCCATGGTGAACTTGCCGGTCACACCGTCGAAGGTCATGCCGGCCACGGCGTTGCGCACATCCTCACGGGTGGCGTTCTCGCCAGCCTTCTCGATGGCCTGCTTGATCATGTAGATGGTGTCGTAGCCCAGAGCGGCGAACGTGTTCGGCTCGGCGTTGTTCTTGGACTTGTAGGACTTGATGAAGTCCTGCACCTTGGTGTTGGTGTTGTCGTCGGCGGAGTAGTGGGTGGTGTAGTAGGTCTTGTTGTACTGGGACTTGTCACCGGTGAGCTTGAGGCCATCGTATCCGTCGGGTCCCATCACGTAGCCCTCGAAACCCACGGAGCGGGCCTGCGGGATGATGTACGGGCCAGCCACGGAGTAGTAGTACGGAGCGTAGAGCAGCTCGGCGCCGGAAGCCTGGATCTTCTGCAGCTGGGCGGAGTACTCGGTGTCGTCGGCGGAGGAGGAGCTTTCCTTGTCCACCACTTCGAGGCCGAGCTTTTCGGCGGCCTTGGCGAAGGCCTCTCCCACGCCGGAGGAGTACGGATCGCCGGTGCCGTAGAGCACGGCCACCTTCTTGACCTTCAGGTTCTCGGCGGCGAAGCGTGCAGCCACCTCACCCTGGTAGGAGTCCTTGAAGCAGGTGCGGAACAGGTAATTGCCGGTTTCGATGGAGTCGGAGGTGGCGGCCGGGGCGATGGTGACCAGCTTGGACTGGTCGGCCAGCGGGGCCACGGCTGCGGTGGTGGCGGAAATGGTCGGGCCGGCCACGGCGAGCACGTTGTTGTCGCCGGCGAGCTTGTTGTAGGCGTTGGAGGCTTCGGTGGCGTCGCCCTTGTCGTCCATGGACTCGAGCTTGACCTTCTTGCCGTTGATGCCGCCCTTGGCGTTGATCTCGGAGACCGCCAGCTCGAAGCCCTTGACCTCGGCCTCGCCGTAAGCGGCGGCGGTACCGGAGTTGGTGGTCACGGTGCCGATGGTGATGGAGTCGCCGGAGGCCTTGGCACTGGAGCTGGAGGAATCATCCATGCTGCCGCCGGAGCAGCCCGCGAGGGACAACGCCATAACAGCGGCCGCGCTGGCCGCAACGAACTTAGTGGAGAACTTCACGTTCATCCTCTTCCTTCTTCCTTGGGATATTTCAACATCGTTCATCTGTCAACCAACGCGCGGGATGTGCGCGTGAGACGTTCCACTCACATAATTCGCATACCACAGAACTACATCACACGGCTTGTGACCGTCATTCACGTCTCTCTCATCCGATGTTTGTCGCGGACTGTTATAACCAGACCGGCTTTGAACCCGCAATAAATTGTTCTTATTATGAGACAGCGCAATTACGGAAACGAGAATACAATCCCAAGGAAATGTGGGATTCGTGGGGCTTAGGACACTGCAAACAGGTAGCGGTCGCGACCCGTCCAGTCCTGGCCGGTCGATGCGGCAGCGAATCCGGTGGCACTGGCAAAGGCCACGAGACGATCCCCCTGGGTCACGTCATGTTCCATGACAAGCACGCCCCCAGGCTTGAGAAGACGGCAGGCCCGCTCGATAATGCGCTCGGGAATCAACGTACCGTCCATCGAGCCGCCATACAAAGCCAATTCCGGATCCCAATCACGCACTTCCGGCTGCTCGGGAATATCGGTCTGCGGCACGTAGGGGGGATTGGTGATGACGATATCGACGGTGCCGTCCAATTGGGCCAATGTGGCGAAGGACGTGGCATCCGCGATTTCCAGATGGTAATTCGAGGCAATGGATGGGTACTTTTTCGCGGTTTCCGACAGATTCCTTCGCGTCCATTCGGCGGTGTTCGGCGACAGCTCCACCGCCCACACCTGGCTGCCGGGCACCTCGCTGACAACGGACAGCCCAATCGCGCCGGAGCCGGCGCACAAATCGACCACACAAGGATGGATCATGCCGTTTTTTGTCAGCCAGTCAAGGCCGGCCTGCACCACGGTTTCGGTTTCCGGACGAGGAATGAACACTCCGGGACCGACCTTCAGGTCAAGGTAGCGGAAAGGAGCATGCCCGGTGATGTATTGCAGCGGCTCGCGCTTGGCACGGCGGTCGAGCATGGCACGGAAGACGGCAAGCTGTCCGGTTGTGCCAAGTTCCTCCCCCATAAGCAGAGCCCTGTCGACGTCGCGCAGTTCAACGCCTGCCGCCTCGGCAAGGAGCAACTTGGCATCATGCTCAGGCGTCTCAATACCCGCTTCGCGCAATTGCGAAGAGGCTTGGTTGATGATGTCGGTAATAAGCACTGGCGGTCTCCGTTGATCGGACATTAGGCTCCCCTCAGTCAGCTTCGCTGACAGCTCCCCTCACAGAGGGGAGCCATCCGGCAAAGTCATTTCTGATTGGCCAGACGGTCGGCCTCGTCGGCTTGGATGTCGGAATCGATGACGGCCTGCAGGTCGCCGTCGAGCACGGCGTCAAGGTTGTAAGCCTTGTAATTCGTGCGATGGTCGACGATACGGTTTTCCGGGAAGTTGTATGTGCGGATTCGCTCGGAGCGATCAAGCGAACGTACCTGCGAGTGACGCATGTCGGCGGCCTCGGCGGCCTCCTGCTCATGCTTCATGGCCAGCAGGCGGGACTTCAGTACGCGCAACGCGGCGGCACGGTTCTGAATCTGCGACTTCTCATCCTGCATGTTCACCGTGATTCCGGTTGGCAGGTGGGTCATGCGCACGGCGGAATACGTGGTGTTCACGGACTGGCCGCCGGGGCCGGAGCTCATGAAGATGTCGATTTTCAGGTCTTTCGGATCGATCTCGATCTCGTCGTCATCCTCGTCGGCCTCGGGGAACACGATGACGCCGGCAGCGGAAGTCTGGATACGGCCCTGCGATTCGGTGACGGGGATGCGCTGCACACGGTGTACGCCGCCCTCGTACTTCATCGAAGCCCACACGCCGTCTTCGGGAGCGGGCGTGCCCTTGGCGCGGATGGCGATCTGCACGTCCTTGACGCCGCCGAGCTCGGTGGTGTTCTCGGACTGCACGTTCACGCTCCAGCCACGCTTCTCGGCGTAACGGGTGTACATGCGCAGCAGGTCGCCGGCGAACAGTGCGGCTTCCTCGCCGCCGGTGCCGGCCTTGATCTCCATGATGGTGTCGCGCGCATCATCCGGGTCACGCGGGATCAGCGCGGTGCGCAGCTTCTCCTCGACACCGGGCAGTTCGTCTTCAAGACGCTTGGCTTCCTCGGCGAAGTCGGCGTCCTCGCCGGCCATCTCCTGAGCGGCTGCCAGATCGTCCTTCACCTGCAACCAGGCTTTGTAGGCACCCACGATGGCACCCAGTTCGGCGTGACGACGACCCAGCTTGCGCAGCTTGTCCGGGTTGGACACGACTTCGGGGCTTGCCATCTGTTCTTCGATGGACTGGTACTCCTCAAGCGCGGTTGCCGCCGCCGGGAACTGTTCGTCTGCCATAACACACTTTCTTCTGTATGGTGCTGTTCTGTTCGATTATTCGATTGCGCAGGTCAATGCTGCAACAAAACTTGTCAAAGAATACAAAAAACGCCAGTCCTCGATCGGGTATGCCGGAGCATGCCAAATCGAATCGGACTGGCGTGAAGTATGCTACTTGCTCTTCTTGCCGTAGCGCTTCTCGAAGCGAGCAACGCGGCCACCGGTGTCAAGAATCTTCTGCTTGCCGGTGTAGAACGGGTGGCACTGAGAGCACACGTCAACGAACATGTGATCTTCCTTGCCAGCGGTGCGGGTCACGAAGGTGTTGCCGCACGAGCACGTCACCTCAACGGGGTGATAATCAGGATGGATACCCTGCTGCATTTTACGTCTCCTATGGATTCGGGGGACCCGGGTCGTCATGCCCCTATGGCAAGACGTGAACCGGAACCTAAGGGATTGTACGCGCCTATCTGGACGTGAAGACGCGCTGCGCCGCCGCAGGAGACGACGCAAAAGAGTGGGGCCGCAGGGGCTTGAACCCTGGACCGGGCGATTATGAGTCGCATGCTCTAACCGACTGAGCTACGGCCCCACGTTCGCTGCGTAAAACAGCCAACTTGCCAAAGTGTAGCACGAGCCCGCTAATGCCGGCACGCGCGCCATGCACCCATACCATGCACCCGCCAGCAACAAGCAGCATCTCCCGGCGCTACTTCTCCCCCATGTACCCCAACGGGTTCTCGATGAACCGTCGCAAGCCCATTTCGGCCGCGCCATATAGCGAGGGATGCAGCGCCACCGGCGGCACAAACACGCGAATCTTCACATTCGGGTATCCCAGAATTTCCGAACGCAGCCGGCCTTCAAGCACGGTGGCCAGCTCGTCGCCGAAGTGCGTCCACAGTCCACCCAACAGCACCGTATCGACATCCACCAGATTCACGGCGGAAGCGATGGCGGAAACCAGCGCATCGGCGGCCTGATCGACCACTTTGGCCACATCCGAATCCCCGGCTCGCCAACGCTGGAGGAACATATCGATGGCCTCGCTGCTGGTGGCATCCCCATCCTCGGCAATGCCGGCAGCCTCGACCAAAGCGCGACGGCCCGCAAACGCCTCAAGACACCCGTGACGCCCGCAGCTGCACAACGGCCCATCCATCGCCACGGACAGATGGCCGATCTCGCCGGCGAATCCGTGCGAGCCCATCACCACTTCGCCGTCGCGCACCACCGCGCCGCCGATGCCGATATCGGTAGACAGGTAAATAAAGGAGTCCGTGCGGTCCACCACATTCAGGAAGGGCGCACGTTCGGTGGCATACCCCGGAATCTGAGCGATGGCGGCCATCTTCGCCTCATTGCCGGCCACCACATCCAGCCGGCGCACCACGTTGAACCGGGTGAGGTTGACGTTTTCCCAACCCAGATTGCGGGCCACCAACAGCCACATGTCGTCGGTGACGATGCCCGGCAGCGCAAACCCGGCTCCCACCACCTTGCAGCCGCGTCGTTTGAGCCGGCTTTCCAACGGGAAAGTCATCGCATCGAGCTTGGCGAAGATCTCGTACGGGTCAGTGCCGGTCATATCCTCACTCACCCACTCCCGGCCGAGAGTGTCGCCGTTCAGATCGAGTGCCAGGCAACCGTAACCATCGGTGTTGATCTGCAGGCCGATGCCGGCGATGGATCCGCCGCGAATCTCCAGCGGCGTGCTGGGCCGCCCATATGTGGTGGAAACGACCGGCTCGCCTTCCTGCACCACGCCGCTTTCAATGAGCATCGAGGCCAACAGCGAGAGCGTGGCCTTGGTCAGGCCCGTCTCCTTGGCCAGATCGGCACGACTCATCGGTTTCTGCGCACGCAATAAGGTGTCGAGCGTCACCGACAGGTTATGGTTGCGCAGATCCTCCTGATTGATCCTGCGTAGATTTGCCATTGGCCCCTACCTCCTCGCACCCCTAGTCTCGAGCGCCGCACAGGCGCTCACATCCGTCTATCACACCATGATATTGTGCGTCAAACGATTGAATCGGACCGCACCTTCGCGTGTTTCCGTTTGCAATCGAACGTTGAGATACAGTATAGTTTAATCGTCTAACTTATTGGCTATGGCGCGCCGAAACTTTTGAGCGCGACCCTCATCGAGGAGGAATGCATGACGAGAGTACTGGTTGCCGGCGTAGATACGTCAACCCAATCAACGAAGGTCCGCATCACGGACGCCGCCACCGGCGAACAGGTTCGGTTCGGGCAGGCCAAGCACCCGGATGGCACCTCGGTCAACCCGGAATTCTGGTGGGAGGCCTTCACCAAGGCCGCCGAGCAGGCCGGCGGCCTTGACGATGTCGCGGCCCTCGCGGTTGGCGGCCAGCAGCATGGCATGGTCATTCTCGACAAGCAGGGCAACGTGATTCGCGATGCGATGCTCTGGAATGACACCAGTTCCGCCCCGCAGGCCGCCGCCTTGATCGACAAGCTCGGTGCAGCTCCGGCCGAGGGCGACGAACCGGACGACGTGACCGCCCGCGGCAAGCAACGCTGGGTCAAGGCCGTCGGATCCTCCCCCGTCGCCTCCTACACGCTGACCAAGGTGGCGTGGGTGGCCGAGAACGAGCCTGAGAACGCCAAGAAGATTGCCGCCGTCTGTCTGCCGCACGATTGGCTGAGCTGGCGTATCGCCGGCTATGGCCCGGTGGCCGAGGGCGAGGACGCTCATCTCGAAGCCCTGTTCACCGACCGTTCCGACGCTTCCGGCACCATTTACTACGATGCCGCGCATGACGAGTACCGCCGCGATCTCATCGCCATGGTGCTGGCCCCTGCCGAGGGCGAGGAAGCCGCCAAGGCCCACGCCGACGCCATTGTGCTGCCCACCGTGCTGGGCCCGCGTGAGGCAGCCGCCGTCAAGGCCGACCCCGCCATTGCCGGCAAGGACGTTGAAGGCGGCTGCATCATCGGCCCCGGCGGCGGAGACAATGCCATGGCCTCGCTGGGCCTCGGCATGGCCGTGGGCGATGTGTCCGTATCGCTCGGCACCTCCGGCGTGGCCGCGGCCATCGCTGAAAACCCGGTGTACGACCTGACCGGAGCGATTTCTGGCTT
This DNA window, taken from Bifidobacterium longum subsp. longum JCM 1217, encodes the following:
- the prmC gene encoding peptide chain release factor N(5)-glutamine methyltransferase, which produces MSDQRRPPVLITDIINQASSQLREAGIETPEHDAKLLLAEAAGVELRDVDRALLMGEELGTTGQLAVFRAMLDRRAKREPLQYITGHAPFRYLDLKVGPGVFIPRPETETVVQAGLDWLTKNGMIHPCVVDLCAGSGAIGLSVVSEVPGSQVWAVELSPNTAEWTRRNLSETAKKYPSIASNYHLEIADATSFATLAQLDGTVDIVITNPPYVPQTDIPEQPEVRDWDPELALYGGSMDGTLIPERIIERACRLLKPGGVLVMEHDVTQGDRLVAFASATGFAAASTGQDWTGRDRYLFAVS
- the prfA gene encoding peptide chain release factor 1 → MADEQFPAAATALEEYQSIEEQMASPEVVSNPDKLRKLGRRHAELGAIVGAYKAWLQVKDDLAAAQEMAGEDADFAEEAKRLEDELPGVEEKLRTALIPRDPDDARDTIMEIKAGTGGEEAALFAGDLLRMYTRYAEKRGWSVNVQSENTTELGGVKDVQIAIRAKGTPAPEDGVWASMKYEGGVHRVQRIPVTESQGRIQTSAAGVIVFPEADEDDDEIEIDPKDLKIDIFMSSGPGGQSVNTTYSAVRMTHLPTGITVNMQDEKSQIQNRAAALRVLKSRLLAMKHEQEAAEAADMRHSQVRSLDRSERIRTYNFPENRIVDHRTNYKAYNLDAVLDGDLQAVIDSDIQADEADRLANQK
- the rpmE gene encoding 50S ribosomal protein L31, which translates into the protein MQQGIHPDYHPVEVTCSCGNTFVTRTAGKEDHMFVDVCSQCHPFYTGKQKILDTGGRVARFEKRYGKKSK
- a CDS encoding ROK family transcriptional regulator, yielding MANLRRINQEDLRNHNLSVTLDTLLRAQKPMSRADLAKETGLTKATLSLLASMLIESGVVQEGEPVVSTTYGRPSTPLEIRGGSIAGIGLQINTDGYGCLALDLNGDTLGREWVSEDMTGTDPYEIFAKLDAMTFPLESRLKRRGCKVVGAGFALPGIVTDDMWLLVARNLGWENVNLTRFNVVRRLDVVAGNEAKMAAIAQIPGYATERAPFLNVVDRTDSFIYLSTDIGIGGAVVRDGEVVMGSHGFAGEIGHLSVAMDGPLCSCGRHGCLEAFAGRRALVEAAGIAEDGDATSSEAIDMFLQRWRAGDSDVAKVVDQAADALVSAIASAVNLVDVDTVLLGGLWTHFGDELATVLEGRLRSEILGYPNVKIRVFVPPVALHPSLYGAAEMGLRRFIENPLGYMGEK
- a CDS encoding xylulokinase translates to MTRVLVAGVDTSTQSTKVRITDAATGEQVRFGQAKHPDGTSVNPEFWWEAFTKAAEQAGGLDDVAALAVGGQQHGMVILDKQGNVIRDAMLWNDTSSAPQAAALIDKLGAAPAEGDEPDDVTARGKQRWVKAVGSSPVASYTLTKVAWVAENEPENAKKIAAVCLPHDWLSWRIAGYGPVAEGEDAHLEALFTDRSDASGTIYYDAAHDEYRRDLIAMVLAPAEGEEAAKAHADAIVLPTVLGPREAAAVKADPAIAGKDVEGGCIIGPGGGDNAMASLGLGMAVGDVSVSLGTSGVAAAIAENPVYDLTGAISGFADCTGHYLPLACTINGSRILDAGRAALGVDYDELAELAFKAEPGAGGITLVPYFDGERTPNRPDATASLTGLTLHNTTKENLARAFVEGLLCSQRDCLELIRSLGAEINRILLIGGGAKSVAIRTLAPSILGMDVTRPATDEYVAIGAARQAAWVLSGEAEPLTWQLTIEGVETGEPTEAVYEAYAKARG